Proteins co-encoded in one Myripristis murdjan chromosome 4, fMyrMur1.1, whole genome shotgun sequence genomic window:
- the LOC115357955 gene encoding major histocompatibility complex class I-related gene protein-like, with protein sequence MLIQWIILFIANFLVPAGECDSHTLEFLSVGLAQPGGQSRVTQQTVFDRIPVSYCDSFTKKEEPKQILVSKNILSGSCGAAHDDILEALSVIPAFINSTLYVIQRRRGCSLSGDGNVSAFEAWAVNGMDFLTFDPHSLEWISQSQDAASVRLSWNNNKRTNLVFSYFIRTECPLLIKRLKLKTPSQTPKTELHIFAKAVSGLDKVSLRCHVTSNEESVSTVHLIGGAASRVTVTGQLPSGDGGLVMRLAAEISPGTDWNKYGCRIQTSIHNITVMWDEQKPRPPPSIDPQVRQQATSLLENEVPLEPKIVILALLFGGQPHPFVDRVTTASQLHQESPGSHIGLLPWVTAAQNKGHSLRQG encoded by the exons ATGCTTATACAGTGGATCATACTTTTCATTGCAAATTTTCTAGTGCCAGCAGGTGAATGCG ATTCCCACACTCTTGAGTTCTTGTCTGTCGGTCTTgcacagcctggaggtcaaTCACGGGTTACGCAGCAAACTGTATTTGATCGAATCCCAGTCTCTTATTGTGACAGCTTCACTAAAAAGGAAGAGCCCAAACAAATCCTGGtgtcaaaaaacattttatctgGAAGCTGTGGAGCTGCACATGATGACATCTTAGAGGCTCTCTCGGTGATTCCAGCATTTATTAACAGCACACTGT ATGTCATCCAAAGAAGGAGGGGCTGCAGCTTGTCAGGTGATGGGAATGTCTCTGCTTTTGAAGCCTGGGCAGTGAATGGGATGGACttcttgacctttgaccctcacTCCCTGGAATGGATATCCCAGTCTCAAGATGCAGCATCAGTAAGACTTAGttggaacaacaacaaaagaacaaatcTTGTGTTTAGTTACTTCATCAGGACAGAATGCCCCCTCTTGATCAAGagattaaaactgaaaacaccAAGCCAAACACCTAAGACAG AGTTGCACATTTTTGCCAAGGCAGTTTCTGGTTTGGACAAGGTGTCACTAAGGTGCCATGTAACAAGCAATGAGGAGTCAGTGAGCACAGTGCATCTAATTGGAGGTGCCGCCTCCAGGGTCACGGTCACTGGACAGCTGCCCTCTGGAGACGGAGGTTTAGTGATGAGGCTGGCAGCTGAGATCTCCCCGGGGACAGACTGGAACAAATATGGATGCAGAATACAAACAAGCATTCACAACATCACTGTGATGTGGG ACGAGCAAAAACCCCGTCCTCCTCCAAGTATTGATCCACAGGTGAGACAGCAGGCCACCAGTTTGCTGGAGAATGAGGTCCCTCTTGAACCAAAGATCGTGATTCTGGCGTTGCTTTTTGGTGGACAACCTCACCCTTTTG TGGACAGAGTCACTACAGCCTCCCAGCTCCATCAGGAGTCCCCCGGGAGTCACATCGGACTCCTGCCCTGGGTCACTGCAGCTCAGAACAAGGGACACAGCCTGAGGCAGGGCTGA
- the npl gene encoding N-acetylneuraminate lyase, protein MDPAVDRKVSGIVAATFTPFNPDGHINPAVIGPYVDYLTKKQGVTNVFVNGTTGESVSLSMEERKVLAEVWCREGKGKLDQLIVHVGCMSLKDTQELARHAEEIGADGIAVISPSFFKPSTADALREYLKQVAKVAPTLPFYYYHIPAMTGINVNARDVVEGIEQLIPSFRGLKFSGTDLMDFGQCVRLSQPNWSLLYGVDEQLLAGLAMGAEGAVGSTFNYMGCHTKQLITAFKAGDLSQARAIEFKVQELLCFAIKKGFNLGVNKQLMIEVSGLSLGPPRLPLLQCPADNSQAIAKKYHSLFPDP, encoded by the exons atgGATCCTGCTGTTGATAGAAAGGTGTCAGGTATTGTTGCAGCTACCTTTACCCCATTCAACCCAGATGG TCACATCAACCCAGCCGTTATTGGACCTTATGTTGACTATTTGACCAAGAAACAAGGCGTTACTAATGTATTTG TGAATGGCACCACTGGAGAGAGCGTGTCTCTCAgcatggaggagaggaaggtgcTGGCAGAGGTGTGGTGTCGAGAAGGCAAGGGCAA ACTGGACCAGTTGATTGTGCATGTTGGCTGCATGAGTCTGAAAGATACTCAAGAGCTG GCTCGCCATGCAGAAGAAATAGGGGCTGATGGGATAGCAGTCATTTCCCCATCCTTCTTCAAACCCAGCACTGCAG ATGCTTTGAGGGAGTACCTTAAGCAAGTGGCTAAAGTTGCTCCAACTTTGCCCTTCTACTATTATCACATTCCAGCCATGACCGGCATTAATG tGAATGCCAGAGATGTGGTGGAAGGTATTGAGCAGCTCATCCCTTCCTTCAGGGGTCTGAAGTTCTCTGGGACTGACTTGATGGACTTTGGACAATGTGTCCGGCTCAGTCAGCCCAACTGGTCGCTCCTCTACGGCGTTGACGAG CAATTGCTTGCAGGTCTGGCTATGGGAGCCGAAGGAGCAGTCGGCAG CACATTCAACTACATGGGATGCCACACCAAGCAGCTTATAACAGCATTTAAGGCAGGGGACCTTTCCCAAGCCAGGGCCATTGAG TTCAAGGTGCAAGAGCTTCTCTGTTTTGCCATTAAGAAAG GGTTCAATCTGGGAGTAAACAAGCAGCTGATGATTGAAGTGTCAGGACTGAGTCTGGGCCCCCCTCGACTCCCTCTGCTGCAGTGCCCTGCTGATAACAGTCAAGCCATTGCTAAGAAATACCACAGCCTTTTCCCTGACCCTTGA